The sequence below is a genomic window from Bosea sp. F3-2.
GATTTCGCCACGCTGACCGGCGCGGCGCGCACAGCGCTCGGGCCGGAACTGCCGCCGTTCTACACCCATGACGAAGGGCTCGCCGCGGAAATCGCGCGGATCGGCATGGTGGTGAACGATCCGGTCTGGCGGATGCCGCTCTGGCGACCCTATGACGGCTTCCTCGATTCCAAGATCGCCGATGTAAACCATGTCTCCAGCGGCGGCATGGCCGGCTCGGTAACGGCGGCGCTCTTCCTCAACCGCTTCGTCGAGAAGACGGAATCCTATGCGCATTTCGACATCTACGCCTGGAACCCCTCGCCCAAGCCGGGACGGCCCGAGGGCGGCGAATGCCAGGGCGCGCGGCTGATTCATGCGCTGGTGAAGCAGCTCTACCCAGCCGGTTAAGGCTGATCGGCGAAGGCGATTGCACAGCCGCCGGCACAGGATAATGATACGGACCCGTAACGATCGGGAACCGTACCTTCATGCCCTTGGAGATCAGGCCTTCGCAGGCGCTCAGACTGTGGCGGCAAGTGCATCTCGACCTGGTCCGGGACAGCGAAGCCGATCTCTCGGCGCGCCAGACGGCGATCCTGCTCACGGTCTACCTCGAACTGCCGCCGCATACCGTGCGGGGGCTGGCGAAGCAGCTCGGCGTGACCAAGCCGGTGATCACGCGCGCGCTCGATACGCTCGGCAAGCTCGGGCTCCTGACGCGCAAGCGCGACGAGGCCGACCGCCGCAACGTCGTGATCCAGCGCACCGTCGCCGGTGCGCTCGCTGTCGAGAGGCTGGCCGATCTGGTGACGGAGCACGCCAAGGAGATCGGCGGAAGCTGACGGCTCTCCCAGCACGAGCCTCGCCGCGCTAGATTGCCCCCATGACGATTCTCGACCGCCGCATCCATGCCTTTCGCCCCGATCTCGCCGCGCGCCATCTGGCCGGGCAGGTCGAGGCCGCCCGCTTCGCCGATGCGCAGCCGATGCGCGTCGTTGTTCCCTCGGCGCCACTACGGCGCGAGCCGCGCCCGGACGCATCGCTCGATACCGAAGCGCTCGCGGGCGAGCTGGTTCAAGTCTACGAGCGCGAGGAGGGCTGGGCCTGGGTCCAGCTCGCCGCGGACGGTTATGTCGGCTACCTGCCTGACGACGCGTTGCGCCCCGACCAGCCGGTGCCGACGCACCGTGTCGCGGGACTCAGGACCTTCGTCTATCCGGGCCCCTCGATCAAACTGCCGCCGCTTGCGTCGCTGTCGCTGAATGCAGGCGTTGCCGTGGTGGAGGAGAAGGGCGATTTCGCCATCCTCGCCGATGGCGGACATGTTTTCCTGAAGCATCTCGCCCCGGCCGACCGCTTCGAAGCCGATTTCGTCGCAGTCGCCGAGCGTTTCCTCGGCGTGCCCTATCTCTGGGGCGGCAAGACCAGCCTCGGCCTCGACTGCTCAGGGCTGACACAACTTGCCCTCGCCGCGGCCGGCATCGCCTCCCCGCGCGATTCCGACATGCTGGAGGCCGCCCTCGGCAGCGCCGTTCCCTTCGGCGAGAGCCTATCCGGGCTTGAGCGCGGCGATCTGATCTTCTGGAAGGGCCATGTCGGCATCCTGACCGATCCGGAAACGCTCCTGCATGCCAACGGCTACACGATGACGGTGCATCGCGAGCCCCTCAAGGAAGCGCGCGACCGCATCCGCGACAACAGCTTCGGCGCAATCACCAGCATCAAGCGGCTGGAGTAACGTCATCAACACATCGAAAACGCGCTGTCATTCCGGGCGCAGCGAGGCGGAGACCCGGAATCCATGCCGGAGCGCTCACGATTCAAGTTCAGGCATGGATCCCGGATCGGCGCTGCTTCGCAGCTTGTCCGGGATGACGGAGCGTTTGCCTGCGGCCATGTCCCGAAGGTCGCCGCAGCCTGAACCTCAAGCCAGCCCCTTCAGCCGATAGAGCGCTTCCAGCGCCTCGCGCGGAGTCATCTCGTCCGGGGCGATCCCGGCCAGCGCCTCGCGCAGGCCGTCCGGCTCGTTTTCGACCGCGACCGGCGCCGGGCGCCGCAGCGGCGCAGCGAAGAGCGGGAGATCATCGACCAGCGAGGCGACCGGCTTCTCGCGCTCGGTCTTCTCCAGCTCGCCGAGGATGGCGCGGGCACGCTCGACCACGGCCGGCGGCAGGCCGGCGAGCTTGGCGACCTGGATGCCGTAGGAGCGATCGGCCGCGCCCGGCACGACCTCGTGCAGGAAGACGACCTCGCCCTTCCATTCGGTGACGCGGACGGTGGCGTTGGCGACGCGGTCGAGCCGGTCTCCGAGCGCCGTCAGCTCGTGGTAATGCGTGGCGAACAGGCTGCGGCAGCGGTTGATCTCGTGCAGATGCTCGATCGCGGCCCAGGCGATGGAGAGGCCGTCGAAGGTCGCGGTGCCCCGCCCGATCTCGTCGAGGATCACGAGCGCGCGCGGGCCGGCCTGATTCAGGATCGCAGCAGTCTCGACCATCTCGACCATGAAGGTCGAACGGCCGCGTGCGAGATCGTCAGCGGCGCCGACGCGCGAGAACAGCCGGTCGACGATGCCGATATGGGCCCGTGCGGCGGGCACGAAAGAGCCCATCTGGGCCAGCACGGCGATCAGCGCATTCTGGCGCAGGAAGGTCGATTTACCGGCCATGTTCGGGCCGGTGATCAGGCAGATGCGGCCGCCTTTCGCGTCAGTGTCGGGCGGCGACAATTCGGTGTCGTTGGCGACGAAGGGCTTGCCATCGCGCTTCAGCGCCGCCTCGACCACCGGATGGCGGCCACGCTCGATGGTGAAGGCAACGCCATCATCGATCTGCGGGCGGCTCCAGCCCTCGCGGGTGGCGAGATCGGCGAGAGCCGCGGCGACATCGAGCTCGGCCAAGGCCAGGGCAGCGGCCTTGATCGGCTCGGCCTGAGCCAGCACCGCCTCGCTGAGCCCAGCAAAGACAGAGAGTTCGAGCTTGAGCGCCCGATCGGCCGCAGAGGCGATCTTGGCCTCGAGTTCGCCGAGTTCGACCGAGGAGAAGCGCATCGCATCGGACATGGTCTGGCGGTGCACAAAGGTCGCGCGCCAGGGCTCCTTCAGGAACTCCTCGCCCGTCGCCTGCGGCACTTCGACGAAGTAGCCGAGCATGGCGTTGTGCTTGATCCGCAGCGTGCGGCAGCCGGTCTCGGCGGCATAGCGCGCCTGCAGCTGGGCGATGACCTTGCGCGAATCGATCTGCAGCAAGCGCAGTTCGTCGAGCGCCGGATCATGCCCCTCGCGTACGAAGCGGCCATCGCGACGATTGAGCGGCAGTTCGTCGGCCAATGCGGCGTTGAGGCGGACCGGCAGATCGGGATCGCTCTCGCCCAGCGCCCGCATCGCGCGGGCCAGCTCGGCGGGCAATTCGCCGCGCCGGACGAGCAGGGCGGCGATCGCGCGGGCGGCGTCGAGCCCGGCGCCGAGCGCGGCGAGGTCGCGTGGGCCGCCGCGATCGAGCGAGAGCCGCGCCAGCGCGCGCGCAACGTCCGGCACCTTCTCCAGCGCCTGCTGCAGATCCTCGCGCAGGGCACCGTCCGCCGCCAGGAATTCAACCGCGTCGTGGCGCGCCGCGATCGAAGCCGGATCGGTCAAGGGGCCGGCGAGGCGCTCGGCCAGCAGCCGCGCTCCGCCCGGCGTCACCGTGCGGTCGATCGTGGCCAGCAGGCTGCCGGGGCGCTCGCCCCCGAGCGTGCGCGTCAATTCGAGATTGGCGCGGGTAGCCGCGTCGATCAGCATCGTCGCCGAGCCTGAATCGCGCACCGGGGCCGACAAAGGCGGGCGCGCGCCGAGCTGGGTGCGCTCGACATAGGCCAGTGCCGCGCCGGCCGCCGCGATCTCGGCGCGGCTGAAAGCACCGAAGGCATCGAGCGTGGCGACGCCGAAGAACTCCTTCAGGCGTCGCTCGGCCGAGGCCGCATCGAGTCCGTCGCGAGCCAGCGGCGTCACCGGCACCGCAATCTCGCGCCAGAACTCCTTGAGTTCCGGGTCGTCATGGATCGCGTCGGGGCAGACGATCTCGCGCGGCTCCAGACGCGAAAACTCGATGGCGAGCCGCTCCTGCGGCGTCTCCATCACCGTGAAGCGACCGGTCGAGATGTCGATCGCCGCGAGACCGTAGAGAGAGGCCGCCTCCCCCGTCTTGCGACGCGCGACCGCGACGAGGAGGCTCGCGCGGCCCGGCTCGAGCAGCCGCTCCTCGGTAATGGTTCCGGGGGTAACGAGGCGGACAACATCACGCTTCACCACCGATTTGGCGCCGCGCTTCTTCGCCTCGGCCGGATCCTCGGTCTGCTCGCAGACGGCGACGCGGTGGCCGGCGGCGATCAGGCGCTGGAGATAATCGTCGGCGCGCTCCACGGGGACGCCGCACATCGGGATGTCGTCGCCCTGATGCTTGCCGCGCTTGGTCAGCACGATGCCGAGCGTGCGCGAGGCGATCTCGGCATCCTTGAAGAAGAGTTCGTAGAAATCCCCCATCCGGTAGAACAGCAGGCAATCCGGATTCGCCGCCTTGATCTCGATATACTGCGCCATCATCGGCGTGACGCGCTCGGCGGCGGCCGGCGCGGCGGAAAGGGCGGCTTCGGAGGGGGAGCTGTGACGCATCGGCCGGCACGCTAGCAAAAACCGGCGCCAAGACCATCCGTTAGGACGGCTTTCAACAATTGAAAGCAAGGTCCGCTGGCCGAAACGGCCGAAGGTCCCGACATTGCTGCTGATCAATCTCGCCGAAAGCCTGTTCTTCCTGCTTCTGGCGGGGCTGCTCCTCACCGTCGCCATGCCCCAGATCGGGGAACGATCCTGGCTGCGGCAGGTGATCGTCGGCGTGCTGTTCGCCACCGGCGCGCTGATCAGCATGGGCAACCCCTTCGAGATGATGCCCGGCCTCGTCGTCGATTCGCGCAACAGCTTCGCCGTCCTGGCCGGCCCGATCGGCGGTCCCGGCGCCGCCGTGCTGACGGCCGTGCCGCTCGTCGTGATGCGCTACATCACGGGTGGTGTCGGCATGGTCACGGGCATTACTGGCATCGTGGCCCGCGCCGTCATCGGGGTCGCCTACGCGATCTGGCTGACCCGGCGCAGACGGCCGCTCGGCGTCGGCGATCTCGCCGCCCTCAGCCTGATCGACGCACTCTGCCTGCTCGCCTCTGTGGGCTTTATTCCAGGAGAAGCCGGGCAGCGCTTCCTGCGCGAGGCCGTGCCGATCATGATCTTCGTCGGAACGGTCGGCATTTTCCTGACCGGAATCGTCGTCATCAACGATCGCGACAGGCGCGAAACCGCCTACCGGCTGCGGACGCTGATCGACCGGGCGCCCGGAACGCTCTACCAGCGGATCGTCACGCCAGACGGGATGATGACCTACCGGTTCGCTTCCTTCGCCATCGACAAGCTGCTGGGCATCACCAAGGAGCAGGTCGAGCGCGATCCCGACGTCTGGCTCGGCAAGCTCGTCGCCGAAGACCGCATCCGTTTCGAGCAATTGCGGCGGGAGCAGCAGGAAAACGAGACGCTCTGGCGCTTCGAGGGCCGCTACCACGCTCCGGACGGCGGTGTCGTCTGGCTGCGCAGCGAATCGACCAAGCGCCGGCTCGCCGACGGAACCCTGGTCTGGGACGGCATCCTGCTCGACATCACCGCCGAGAAGACACTGGAAGCGCGCCGCGCCGAAATCGAGACGCTGCGCAAGACCGCGCTCGACGAACTCGCCGGCGATCTGGAACGCACGGTCGGCAAGGCGCTCGCCGACGTCGGGGCCTCGATGCGCGGCATGCACGCCGCCGCCAGCCAGATGGTGGAAAGCGCCAGCAAGACGACCCTGCGCGCCGAAGGCGTGACCCGGGAGGCGGAAAGCGCATCGCAGCGGGTCGGCAGCGTCGCAACCGCGGCGGAAGAGATCGAAGCCTCGATCCGGGAACTCACCCGCCAGACCAGCCATGCCGACGAGACGGTGCGCGCGGCCGCCAGCTATGTCCGCAGCACGCGAAGCGACGTCACCGGGCTGACGGAGGCGGCCGACAAGGTTCGCACCGTGCTCGATTTCATCGAGGAGATCGCGGCCCGCACCAACCTTCTGGCACTGAACGCCACGATCGAGGCTGCGCGCGCAGGCGCTGCCGGACGCGGCTTCGCCGTCGTGGCGAGCGAGGTCAAGACACTGGCGGAGCAGACCCAGAAGGCGACGCGCGACATCGCCGAAACGCTGGCCGACATCCGCGGTGCGGCCGCGACCGCCGTCGAGGCCGTGGCGCATATCGAAGGCACGATGACGACGATCGAGCAGACATCCGGCGCGATCGCCTCCGTCGTCTGCCGCCAGGCCGACATCGCCTCGACCATTGCCGCCGATGCACAGGCCGTCGCTCTCAGCGCCGACGCCGTTACCGCCAATGTCAGCGCGGTCGGCGCCGAGGTGCGCGTCACCGGCGACGCCGCCATCGGCGTGGCGGACGCCGCCCGCAAGGTCGACGAGCAGGCTGAAGCGCTCGACCGCTATGTCGGGGATTTCGTCCGCAGCGTGCGCAACCGCCTGTAGCCTCCGACGCCGCGGTCATTCCTCCGTTATCCGGCAAGAGTTCTGTGGGACTATAACGACTTGTGGTCTCGTGGCGCGCGGCCGTATGGTCGGTTCCCCCGAGGAAACGCTCAAGAAAAGACGCTTCGATGAACGACCGTCCGACGAACAAGAGAACTCGCCCGACCTTCACGGACCAGGAAGCCCTGTTGTTCCATTCGCAGGGACGGCCGGGCAAGCTGGAAATCGTTCCGACCAAGCCGATGGCGACGCAGCGGGATCTGTCGTTGGCCTATTCGCCGGGCGTGGCCGTGCCGGTCCTGGCGATCGCGGAGGATCCGTCGCGCGCCTACGACTACACCACGCGCTCGAACCTCGTCGCCGTGATCTCGAACGGCACCGCCATCCTCGGCCTCGGCAATCTCGGCGCGCTCGCCTCGAAGCCGGTGATGGAGGGCAAATCCGTCCTGTTCAAGCGCTTCGCCGACATCGACTCGATCGACCTCGAGGTCGACACCGAGGACCCGGAGAAGTTCATCGATGCCGTGCGTTATCTCGGCCCATCCTTCGGCGGCATCAATCTCGAGGATATCAAGGCACCCGAGTGCTTCATCATCGAGCAGCGCCTGCGCGAGCTGATGGACATCCCGGTTTTCCATGACGACCAGCACGGCACCGCAATCATCGCCGCCGCCGGCCTGATCAACGCGCTCGACCTGACCGAGCGCGACATCAAGTCGACCAAGCTCGTCATCAATGGCGCCGGCGCGGCCGCCATCGCCTGCATCGAGCTCTTGAAGGCGATGGGCTTCAAGCCCGACAACGTCATCCTCTGCGACACCAAGGGCGTGATCTACCAAGGCCGCACCGAGGGCATGAACCAGTGGAAGTCGGCCCATGCCGCCGTCACCGATCGGCGCACGCTGGCGCAGGCCCTGGAAGGGGCCGACGCCTTCTTCGGCCTGTCGCAAAAGGGCGCCGTGACGCCCGAGATGGTCGCCGCGATGGCGCCGAACCCGATCATCTTCGCCATGGCCAATCCCGATCCGGAGATCACACCGGAGGAGGTCCACGCCATCCGCGACGACGCGATCATGGCGACGGGCCGCTCGGACTATCCAAACCAGGTCAACAACGTCCTCGGCTTTCCCTTCATCTTCCGCGGCGCGCTCGACGTGCGCGCCACCACCATCAACATGGAGATGAAGATCGCCGCCGCAGAGTCGCTGGCGGCGCTCGCCCGCGAGGACGTGCCGGACGAAGTCGCCGCCGCCTATCAGGGCGCGCGCCCGCGCTATGGCAAGGACTACATCATCCCCGTGCCGTTCGATCCGCGCCTGATCCAGGTCGTGCCGGCGGCGGTGGCGAAGGCGGCGATGGAATCCGGCGTCGCCGGCAAGCCGATCGTCGATATGCCGGGCTACAAGGCGCAGCTCTCCGCCCGGCGCGACCCGATCGCCGGCACACTCAACCGCATCTTCGAGCGGGTGAAGCGCTATCCGAAGCGCGTCGTCTTTGCCGAGGGCGAGGAGGAGCAGGTCATCCGCGCCGCGGCATCCTTCGTCAACCAGGAGCTGGGCCAGGCCATCCTCGTCGGCCGTGAGGAGCGGATCTACGAGACCGCGACCTTCCTCGGCGTCGATCTCGAGGCCAGGGGCATCTCGATCCAGAACGCTCGGCTCTCCCACCGCAACAGCGCCTATGCGCAATATCTCTACGAGCGGCTGCAGCGGCAGGGCTATCTCTTCCGCGACTGCCAGCGCCTGATCAACCAGGACCGCAACCATTTCGCCGCGGCGATGGTGGCGCTCGGCGATGCCGACGCGATGGTGACGGGCGTGACCCGCAACTATTCGATCGCGCTGGAGGAGGTCCGCCGCGTCATCGACGAGAAGCCCGGCCACCGCGTGATCGGCGTCTCGATCGTGATCTCGCGCGACCGCACCGTACTCGTCGCCGACACCGCGATCACCGAGATGCCGACGGCTCAGGCGCTCTCCGAGATCGCGATCGAGGCGGCCGGCGTCGGCCGCAGGCTCGGCTATGAGCCGAAGGTGGCGATGCTCGCCTTCTCGACCTTCGGCCACCCGGCCGGCGAACGCTCCGAAAAGGTGCGCGAGGCGGTGGCGATCCTCGACAACCAGCGCGTCGATTTCGAGTATGACGGCGAGATGGCGGCGGATGTCGCGCTCAACCGCGAGACCATGAGCCAGTATCCGTTCTGCCGCCTGTCGGGCCCGGCGAACGTGCTGATTATGCCGGCCTTCCACTCGGCCTCGATCTCGACCAAGCTGCTGCAGGAGCTCGGCGGCGCGACCGTGATCGGTCCGCTGATCGTCGGCCTCGACAAGCCCGTGCAGATCGTGCCGCTCGGCGCCAAGGACTCCGACATCGTCAACATGGCGGCGCTCGCCGCCTTCAACATCGGCGGCTGAGGCAGGCAACTCCGGGGCGGCACGCCGCCCCGGTTCAGTTCATTCTTATCCCGTAGCTGGGGCGCCTGCTGATTTTCCACGGCTGTCCGGTTTGCATCGCGCTGGCGGGTGCCGGGGCGGGCTCCTCCCTTCCCCCTTGTGGGGAAGGGTAAGGGGATGGGGGTGGCTCTGCTTGGTGAGCGTTGAACCCAGTCGTTCGACCCCCACCCCTGCCCCTCCCCACAAGGGGGAGGGGTTCCCCGCACCTGTCATCTCCGTCGCCGTTCTATGGAAAGCCTTCGATCCATCGTGCTTTCCAAGACAGCCCTCAAAACGAACCGGACAACCGTGGGCTTAACCCGAGCATCTCCAAACCTTTTCCGTCATTCCGGGCGACCGAAGGAAGACCCGGAATCCATCGTAGGGCGTTGCGCTTTATGATGGATTCCGGATCGGCGCTGCGGAGTTTATCCTTGGGCCAATCGAAGATCGGACCCGAGGGCTCCGGCCGGGATGACACGCGCTTCCGTGTAAAATCAGCCAGGGCTCATTCGCCGCAGCGGCTTGTGCATCGCTGCCAACGCGTTATCTCTCGGGCCGAGGCGCAGCCGCGCCCTCTCCTCCCACGCGCCGCTGCAGATCCGCGGTGTCGCGCAACCCAGAGAGCGCATGTCGTTCGGCCCGCACGAGCCAGGAATGCCCCTGCGCAAGCGCAGTCGCTGGTGGTGGCTCGGCCCGCTGGCGAGCACCATCATCTTCGGTGCCTCGCTCGTCGTGCTCTGGCACATCATCAGCCAGATGGAACCGGGCCAGCTCGCCGGCGCCTTCGCCAATGCCAGCCTGCGTCAGCTCGGGCTCGCGGCCGGCTTCACGGCGCTGAGCTATCTCCTGCTGACGGGATATGATGCGCTGGCCCTGCGCCGGCTCGGGCTCTCGATTGCCTACCGCACGACGGCGCTGGCGTCCTTCACCAGTTATTCGGTTTCCTTCACGCTCGGCTTCCCGATCGTGACCGGCGGCACGGTGCGCTACTGGATCTATTCACCGAAGGGCGTGCGGGCTTCGGAGGTCGCGAGTCTGACGGTGATCGCGGGCATCACCTTCTGGCTCGGTCTCGGCGCCATTCTCTGCGCCAGCCTGGTCTATTCGGCGGATTCGGTCGCGATGCTGGCGCGGACCTCGCCGCTCGTCGTCCAGATCGCCGGTGGCCTCATCGGGCTCGGCATCATCGGCTACCTGATCTGGATCGCGACGGACGAGCGCAGCCTGCGCGTGCGGGGCTGGAACCTGCATCTGCCGGGTCTCGGCACCACGCTCGGCCAGATGGCGCTCGGCGCCTGCGAGGTCAGCGCGGCGGCAGCCGTGCTCTTCGTCCTGCTGCCCGGTGGCTACAATCTCGACTATCCGACCTTCCTGGCTGCCTATATCTTCGCCTGCCTGATCGGCATCGCCAGCCATGCGCCGGGCGGACTCGGCGTGTTCGAGGCGACGATGCTGGTCGCGCTTAACCGCCTCCCCTATGAGCACGTGCTCGGCGCGCTGCTGATCTTCCGCGTGATCTACTACGTCCTGCCCTTCATCCTGGCGCTGGCGATGCTGGCGCTG
It includes:
- a CDS encoding MarR family transcriptional regulator, encoding MPLEIRPSQALRLWRQVHLDLVRDSEADLSARQTAILLTVYLELPPHTVRGLAKQLGVTKPVITRALDTLGKLGLLTRKRDEADRRNVVIQRTVAGALAVERLADLVTEHAKEIGGS
- a CDS encoding NlpC/P60 family protein, with the translated sequence MTILDRRIHAFRPDLAARHLAGQVEAARFADAQPMRVVVPSAPLRREPRPDASLDTEALAGELVQVYEREEGWAWVQLAADGYVGYLPDDALRPDQPVPTHRVAGLRTFVYPGPSIKLPPLASLSLNAGVAVVEEKGDFAILADGGHVFLKHLAPADRFEADFVAVAERFLGVPYLWGGKTSLGLDCSGLTQLALAAAGIASPRDSDMLEAALGSAVPFGESLSGLERGDLIFWKGHVGILTDPETLLHANGYTMTVHREPLKEARDRIRDNSFGAITSIKRLE
- the mutS gene encoding DNA mismatch repair protein MutS, with amino-acid sequence MRHSSPSEAALSAAPAAAERVTPMMAQYIEIKAANPDCLLFYRMGDFYELFFKDAEIASRTLGIVLTKRGKHQGDDIPMCGVPVERADDYLQRLIAAGHRVAVCEQTEDPAEAKKRGAKSVVKRDVVRLVTPGTITEERLLEPGRASLLVAVARRKTGEAASLYGLAAIDISTGRFTVMETPQERLAIEFSRLEPREIVCPDAIHDDPELKEFWREIAVPVTPLARDGLDAASAERRLKEFFGVATLDAFGAFSRAEIAAAGAALAYVERTQLGARPPLSAPVRDSGSATMLIDAATRANLELTRTLGGERPGSLLATIDRTVTPGGARLLAERLAGPLTDPASIAARHDAVEFLAADGALREDLQQALEKVPDVARALARLSLDRGGPRDLAALGAGLDAARAIAALLVRRGELPAELARAMRALGESDPDLPVRLNAALADELPLNRRDGRFVREGHDPALDELRLLQIDSRKVIAQLQARYAAETGCRTLRIKHNAMLGYFVEVPQATGEEFLKEPWRATFVHRQTMSDAMRFSSVELGELEAKIASAADRALKLELSVFAGLSEAVLAQAEPIKAAALALAELDVAAALADLATREGWSRPQIDDGVAFTIERGRHPVVEAALKRDGKPFVANDTELSPPDTDAKGGRICLITGPNMAGKSTFLRQNALIAVLAQMGSFVPAARAHIGIVDRLFSRVGAADDLARGRSTFMVEMVETAAILNQAGPRALVILDEIGRGTATFDGLSIAWAAIEHLHEINRCRSLFATHYHELTALGDRLDRVANATVRVTEWKGEVVFLHEVVPGAADRSYGIQVAKLAGLPPAVVERARAILGELEKTEREKPVASLVDDLPLFAAPLRRPAPVAVENEPDGLREALAGIAPDEMTPREALEALYRLKGLA
- a CDS encoding methyl-accepting chemotaxis protein, translating into MLLINLAESLFFLLLAGLLLTVAMPQIGERSWLRQVIVGVLFATGALISMGNPFEMMPGLVVDSRNSFAVLAGPIGGPGAAVLTAVPLVVMRYITGGVGMVTGITGIVARAVIGVAYAIWLTRRRRPLGVGDLAALSLIDALCLLASVGFIPGEAGQRFLREAVPIMIFVGTVGIFLTGIVVINDRDRRETAYRLRTLIDRAPGTLYQRIVTPDGMMTYRFASFAIDKLLGITKEQVERDPDVWLGKLVAEDRIRFEQLRREQQENETLWRFEGRYHAPDGGVVWLRSESTKRRLADGTLVWDGILLDITAEKTLEARRAEIETLRKTALDELAGDLERTVGKALADVGASMRGMHAAASQMVESASKTTLRAEGVTREAESASQRVGSVATAAEEIEASIRELTRQTSHADETVRAAASYVRSTRSDVTGLTEAADKVRTVLDFIEEIAARTNLLALNATIEAARAGAAGRGFAVVASEVKTLAEQTQKATRDIAETLADIRGAAATAVEAVAHIEGTMTTIEQTSGAIASVVCRQADIASTIAADAQAVALSADAVTANVSAVGAEVRVTGDAAIGVADAARKVDEQAEALDRYVGDFVRSVRNRL
- a CDS encoding NADP-dependent malic enzyme; amino-acid sequence: MNDRPTNKRTRPTFTDQEALLFHSQGRPGKLEIVPTKPMATQRDLSLAYSPGVAVPVLAIAEDPSRAYDYTTRSNLVAVISNGTAILGLGNLGALASKPVMEGKSVLFKRFADIDSIDLEVDTEDPEKFIDAVRYLGPSFGGINLEDIKAPECFIIEQRLRELMDIPVFHDDQHGTAIIAAAGLINALDLTERDIKSTKLVINGAGAAAIACIELLKAMGFKPDNVILCDTKGVIYQGRTEGMNQWKSAHAAVTDRRTLAQALEGADAFFGLSQKGAVTPEMVAAMAPNPIIFAMANPDPEITPEEVHAIRDDAIMATGRSDYPNQVNNVLGFPFIFRGALDVRATTINMEMKIAAAESLAALAREDVPDEVAAAYQGARPRYGKDYIIPVPFDPRLIQVVPAAVAKAAMESGVAGKPIVDMPGYKAQLSARRDPIAGTLNRIFERVKRYPKRVVFAEGEEEQVIRAAASFVNQELGQAILVGREERIYETATFLGVDLEARGISIQNARLSHRNSAYAQYLYERLQRQGYLFRDCQRLINQDRNHFAAAMVALGDADAMVTGVTRNYSIALEEVRRVIDEKPGHRVIGVSIVISRDRTVLVADTAITEMPTAQALSEIAIEAAGVGRRLGYEPKVAMLAFSTFGHPAGERSEKVREAVAILDNQRVDFEYDGEMAADVALNRETMSQYPFCRLSGPANVLIMPAFHSASISTKLLQELGGATVIGPLIVGLDKPVQIVPLGAKDSDIVNMAALAAFNIGG
- a CDS encoding lysylphosphatidylglycerol synthase domain-containing protein, with translation MPLRKRSRWWWLGPLASTIIFGASLVVLWHIISQMEPGQLAGAFANASLRQLGLAAGFTALSYLLLTGYDALALRRLGLSIAYRTTALASFTSYSVSFTLGFPIVTGGTVRYWIYSPKGVRASEVASLTVIAGITFWLGLGAILCASLVYSADSVAMLARTSPLVVQIAGGLIGLGIIGYLIWIATDERSLRVRGWNLHLPGLGTTLGQMALGACEVSAAAAVLFVLLPGGYNLDYPTFLAAYIFACLIGIASHAPGGLGVFEATMLVALNRLPYEHVLGALLIFRVIYYVLPFILALAMLALNEIIRRIRRHEP